The Vicia villosa cultivar HV-30 ecotype Madison, WI linkage group LG1, Vvil1.0, whole genome shotgun sequence genome includes a region encoding these proteins:
- the LOC131641318 gene encoding uncharacterized protein LOC131641318: protein MSCSSSSGSEDDNEGFDSYRKGGYHAVRVGDQFAGGRYVAQRKLGWGQFSTVWLAYDTTTSGYVALKIQKSAAQFVQAALHEISVLSSLADGTPSNSRFVVQLIDQFKHTGPNGQHQCMVLEFLGDSLLRLVKYNRYKGLPLNKVREICQCILIGLDYLHREHGIIHTDLKLENVLLVSTIDPAKDPVRSGVSPILERPEGNINGAVTSLIEKKLKRRARRAVAKISGQRSSMGGMGETPKSERRNIHGIDVRCKVVDFGNACWADKPFAEEIQTRQYRAPEVILQAGYSFSVDMWSFACIAFELATGDMLFTPKVGQGFSEDEDHLALMMELLGKMPRKVATAGAKSKDFFDRHGDLKRIRRLKFWPLNKLLIERYTFSESDAHEFSEFLLPLLDFVPEKRPTAQQCLQHPWLAGKDSVPSEMRNETSVEKVDVGISNLKIRVGK from the exons ATGTCGTGTTCTTCTTCATCTGGGTCCGAAGATGATAATGAGGGCTTCGATTCTTACCGGAAAGGTGGTTACCATGCTGTCAGGGTCGGCGATCAGTTCGCCGGTGGCCGGTATGTAGCTCAGAGGAAATTGGGGTGGGGTCAGTTTTCAACCGTTTGGCTTGCTTATGATACTACAACCTCT GGATATGTTGCTCTCAAGATTCAAAAAAGTGCGGCGCAGTTTGTTCAAGCTGCTCTTCATGAGATAAGCGTTCTTTCATCCCTTGCTGACGGTACTCCTTCAAATTCAAGATTTGTTGTTCAATTGATTGACCAGTTTAAGCACACGGGCCCAAACGGGCAGCACCAGTGCATGGTACTCGAGTTTCTTGGTGACAGCTTGCTTCGTCTAGTCAAATACAATCGTTACAAAGGTCTTCCACTGAATAAAGTTAGGGAGATTTGTCAATGCATTTTGATTGGTTTGGATTACTTGCATAGAGAACACGGTATTATCCATACAGACCTGAAACTGGAAAATGTTCTTCTTGTTTCTACCATTGATCCTGCCAAAGACCCTGTTAGATCAGGAGTCTCGCCGATTTTAGAGAGGCCAGAGGGAAACATAAACGGCGCGGTTACTAGTCTTATTGAGAAAAAGTTGAAAAGGAGAGCGAGGAGGGCAGTAGCTAAAATATCTGGACAAAGAAGTTCAATGGGAGGAATGGGGGAAACTCCGAAATCTGAGAGAAGAAATATTCATGGGATTGATGTTAGATGCAAAGTGGTAGATTTTGGAAATGCTTGTTGGGCTGATAAGCCATTTGCGGAAGAAATTCAGACAAGACAGTACAGAGCTCCTGAAGTTATACTGCAAGCTGGCTATTCATTCTCCGTCGACATGTGGTCTTTTGCTTGCATTGCTTTTGAACTCGCCACTGGTGATATGTTGTTTACTCCCAAGGTCGGACAAGGTTTTAGCGAAGATGAG GATCACCTTGCTCTGATGATGGAACTCCTTGGAAAGATGCCCCGAAAG GTTGCGACTGCAGGAGCAAAATCTAAGGATTTCTTCGACAGACACGGTGATCTGAAAAGGATTCGAAGGCTAAAATTTTGGCCACTAAACAAACTATTGATCGAAAGATACACGTTTTCAGAGAGTGACGCTCATGAGTTTTCGGAGTTTCTTTTAcctcttcttgattttgtgcccGAGAAGCGACCAACTGCGCAGCAGTGCCTACAACACCCGTGGCTTGCCGGAAAGGACTCCGTTCCTAGTGAAATGAGAAATGAAACCAGTGTTGAAAAAGTGGATGTTGGAATAAGCAACCTTAAAATCAGGGTGGGGAAGTGA